Part of the Penicillium digitatum chromosome 4, complete sequence genome is shown below.
ACTGAAGGCATGGTTTTGGTGAGTACTAGCCTGGCTGTTTGATAGATTTAAGtaaaggggggaggggggcgCCACCATTTATATTTAACAAGGTTGCTCGGTGAAGATGACTATCATTGAaaaaagaggagaaagaagCTCATTGTTTGTTTTTTGATTGCCCCAGAATACAAAGGGGATGTAAATCAATGAAGACCTGATCTTGTCTGTGTTTCAAGGTTGGTTGATAGAACAAAGACAATCAAATTACCTGGACACAACCCTACCATGCAAGTGAAAATCCACGTGTACCTACAGTAGTATATGCATATCAAAAAGTTAGGGGAAAAAGGAGGACGGAAAGAAAATTCATTAGGGTATAAATGAGTGGGTATAGAATATAGAGACATCGGAAGAGAACGTCCCTCGTTAATGTGTTTCCACGGTCTGTGATACAGCAATCGTTTTCCTGATGCCATGGTCGTGGATGAACTCGCCAGAATCGCCGTCCTCTGGGGGGCCTGCGAATGAAATCAGATGGCTCTGGTCACCAAAGGCTGTTACCTTGTCCCAGTCAGTAGCAACATGGGAAGCCGGGCCCGGCTTCCTATCACTCAACGGATGGGATGAGCTGCAATTCAGGTAATATTTCTGCGACGAGTAGTTCTTCTTGTAGTGGGCCAGCATGACATTGAGGACAGGAAGACAAGCGCAGATCAACCCAACGCCTCCCTCGGCATTGCTACTAGACgttagaagaaaaaaaaaaaatccaagacCAAATGGGAAAAGATCTACGACATACCCAGATAAGATGATGCGAACGAACATGAGGCCCTCATCACTTGAACCTTTCAAGATTAGGATCAATCGGTAAAGACTGAACCCGGTGGCCAGCCCACCAGCGCCAAGTAGGCCCATCACGCGAAGCTTTCGATTGCGCGACATTTGCAAAGACCATGTCAATGGCAACGGGAGAATAAGAATGATGATGTCACTAACGACACTAATCACGGAGTCGGCGATGAAGGCGGCGGTTTGGTTCAGGCAGCTTCCCGGCACCTGGTTTCCAAGCCAGTACCTGGGGATGGGGGCGCAGATgcgaatcttgacgatcaAGGCGACGGTGTAGTAGCAGCATAAGCAGCCGAGGAAGACATAGATGAACCAGACTTTGCCGCGGAAGGGGGCGAAAATGCGGGTGAGAATAGCTAGGAGGGCGATTTTGAGGAAGAGCGCCATCGGACAGTAGAGAATAGTCGCTATATAGCAGAACTTTTTGAACGCGATGATCTCTTTAGTGTCGAGTTCGGTAATTGGGTATCCTCCGCCATGTTGACCGACTGGTAAAGTGAGTGTGTAGTTGATAACATGTGGGAAGTACAGCACCTACTGACGATGGATATTGTACAATATCCCATGAACAGAAGCTGCGCAAAGTCAGTTTTGGCTACTTAGGCCCCAAATTATCTTGCTCAACGTACCCAAGCAACCGTACAGGCAACTAGACAATGGTTAGCAAGATGTCACGAAAAGTGTATGCATGCCAGGGAACAACTCACGATCTTCAACCCCTAGGGGTAGCTTGAATCGAAACCGGGTATAAAATCGCAATGCTACGAAGACAGTCACGATTGGAATACAGAGAGCTTGTGTGACGAGATTGATAGTGTGCAATACATCTGTTGGGTTCTCGACCGTCATGATGggcttgaagatgaagtcCCCCCTACAACGCAAAGTAGCGGATAATCAATATGATAAAGGCCTTCACATCTTGAAAATGAGAATCGACCAAACGACGATCTTTACTCCGTAGCGCGGACTTGAAAGCTATCGAACCACTACTATGAAATAGTGGCGCCAAATCCATCATGGTGGTGAATGAATGCCCTATGGGCCGCGTTAGACCCCACCACTGGGCTCTTCTCAATTCTGAATGGTTTGGGGGGCATTTCTATGACCCATGAAGCACACTAGATGACGCTAAACTCGGGGTTACACCCCACCAGTATGCACGAGCGTCGTAGGTGCCAATAAGCCAGGCAAATAGTATCAATTCTAGTGCCTTGTATTAGTCCGATCCAAAAATTGCACCGGTTCGCCACTAACACCGTTGTTTTGCTAAACAGATAAATGGGCCTTGGTTGAACCCTAAATTGACTAGCCGAGGCACTTTGATAGCTTCGAAAGCAACAATGCCTTTTAATTAATGATCGACATTGGGCCAAAAAGGAGTTGtcagtgttttttttttctgctttcCGTCTTTTCTCCTTCTACAATTCTCTCGGTTCTCCATAATTTGATACATAGTAAAACGACAAAgatccctccccccccccaaaaaagaaacatgACCGTCCACAACTTGAATGGCAAAGACTCCGGTCTCTTCAAGCCCCTGGCTATTTCAAATGGCAACATTACCCTTGAACATCGTGTCGTCCATGCGCCTCTGACCCGCAACCGCGGCGAGCCATTGAATCCTTTCAGCACTCCAGATCACCCAAATCGTATTTGGATACCTGGAGAAGCGGTCGTGGAATATTATTCCCAGCGTGCGACCAAGGGTGGCTTGATAATTTCTGAAGGGATTCCACCATCGCTCGAGGTAAGTATCGAACCCAATCTGGTGGCACACggtcttcttttttgggcAACAGATTCTGGTAGTCCCTCGGGATTGCACGCTTAATTAAAATTTTTCAAACGCAATTTTTTTCAACTCCGAACAGGCCGCGGGCTGGAAACGAGTCGTGAACGCCGTTCATGCAAAGGGGGGCATAATCTTCTGTCAGCTGTGGCATGCTGGCCGTGCTACGATCCCTCAGATGACCGGATTGCCCGCGGTTTGCCCCTCGGCCTCTGTGTGGGATTCGGCGACGGAATGTTATTCGCATCCGCCCGTCGGCTCCACCAAGCCCGTGCCCTACGCTAATCACCCGCCCATCACAATGACAGTGGAACATATCCAGCGGACGATCGCCGATTATTGCATTGCCGCTAAGACTGCTATGGATATTGGATTCGATGGCGTGGAGATCCATAGCGGAAATGGTTACCTACCGGAGCAATTTTTGAGCTCCAATATCAACAAGCGTCAGGATGCCTACGGTGGTACTCCAGAGAAGCGCTGCCAGTTTGTGTTTGAATTGATGGAGCAGGTGGCCAAGACCATTGGTGAGCAGAATCTGGCTATTAGACTATCGCCGTTTGGTATGTTCAATCAAGCACGCGGAGAACAGCGTGTTGAGACTTGGACTCACCTGTGTGAGGGTCTGAAGAAGACTCTCCCGTCGCTGTCGTATGTCAGCTTTATTGAGCCGGTGTGTTTTCGTCGGTCTTTATCTAATAGCACATTGCTAATCTACCCAGCGTTACGAGCAAATCTTCAGCgtagaagagaaagataAGT
Proteins encoded:
- a CDS encoding 12-oxophytodienoate reductase, putative, giving the protein MTVHNLNGKDSGLFKPLAISNGNITLEHRVVHAPLTRNRGEPLNPFSTPDHPNRIWIPGEAVVEYYSQRATKGGLIISEGIPPSLEAAGWKRVVNAVHAKGGIIFCQLWHAGRATIPQMTGLPAVCPSASVWDSATECYSHPPVGSTKPVPYANHPPITMTVEHIQRTIADYCIAAKTAMDIGFDGVEIHSGNGYLPEQFLSSNINKRQDAYGGTPEKRCQFVFELMEQVAKTIGEQNLAIRLSPFGMFNQARGEQRVETWTHLCEGLKKTLPSLSYVSFIEPRYEQIFSVEEKDKFLKSWGLLDVTLDRFRQIFGSTPFFSAGGWDDQNSWGVVESGKYDALLYGRYFTSNPDLVHRLREKLPLAPYDRTRFYGPFEDTTFHYTDYPTVDPK